A single Elaeis guineensis isolate ETL-2024a chromosome 15, EG11, whole genome shotgun sequence DNA region contains:
- the LOC105034349 gene encoding uncharacterized protein isoform X1, which translates to MFFLCTIVLLLFFSSYHRPWPHCTFKWAQTAFCSQRSSSRYCCKMARSARGRCRLSSRQLRWTPYPVPSHCWKIPEKEGSSKKTPLALEKRDWEDATCSVCMEYPHNAVLLLCSSHDKGCRPYMCGTSYRHSNCLDQFKKAYTKVKPTHDESTVDSQGLGFAMSGWSASQKSEVMELACPLCRGQVKGWTVVEAAREYLNNKKRSCMQDNCSFMGTYKELHKHVRSEHPSAKPRKVDPVLEQKWRTLELEREREDVISTIRSSMPRAVVFGDYVIDVNNSDLEPDHEPGDADGDYGGSRDISRSILYFLLREGTRLMRLNRENVLSEGGEGGVYASSLNGGGADIFATYSSEGDDVISHGRGTGTLGSERRRRRRRRRRSRDRSVFGAS; encoded by the coding sequence ATATTGCTGTAAAATGGCGAGAAGTGCCAGGGGCCGTTGCAGACTTTCATCTCGTCAGCTTAGATGGACTCCATATCCTGTACCTTCACATTGCTGGAAGATTCCAGAAAAAGAAGGCAGCTCTAAGAAAACACCTTTGGCATTGGAGAAAAGGGACTGGGAAGATGCCACCTGCTCGGTTTGCATGGAATACCCACATAATGCTGTTCTTCTCCTCTGCTCATCCCATGACAAGGGTTGCCGCCCCTACATGTGTGGAACCAGCTACCGTCACTCTAACTGCCTAGATCAGTTCAAGAAGGCATACACTAAAGTGAAACCCACTCACGATGAGTCCACAGTGGACAGCCAGGGCCTTGGTTTCGCTATGTCTGGCTGGTCTGCAAGTCAGAAATCTGAGGTGATGGAGCTTGCATGCCCCTTATGCCGTGGACAGGTGAAGGGATGGACTGTGGTAGAAGCTGCACGTGAATATCTCAATAACAAGAAGAGAAGCTGCATGCAGGACAATTGCTCATTCATGGGAACATACAAAGAGCTCCACAAGCATGTGAGGTCTGAGCACCCTTCTGCAAAGCCTCGCAAGGTAGATCCTGTGCTTGAGCAGAAGTGGAGAACACTTGAGCTTGAGAGGGAGCGGGAAGATGTGATCAGTACAATAAGGTCATCAATGCCAAGGGCGGTGGTGTTTGGAGACTATGTGATAGATGTGAATAATAGTGACCTTGAACCTGATCATGAGCCTGGTGATGCGGATGGGGACTACGGGGGGAGTCGTGACATCAGTAGAAGTATCCTTTATTTTTTGTTGAGAGAGGGTACACGCCTAATGAGACTCAACAGGGAAAATGTGTTATCAGAGGGCGGGGAGGGTGGTGTTTATGCTTCTTCCCTGAATGGTGGTGGTGCAGATATTTTTGCTACTTATTCATCAGAAGGCGATGATGTCATAAGCCATGGGAGAGGCACTGGTACGCTGGGATCTGAGAGGCGGAGGCGACGGCGACGGCGCCGTAGAAGCCGTGATAGATCAGTGTTTGGTGCAAGCTGA
- the LOC105034349 gene encoding uncharacterized protein isoform X2 — protein MARSARGRCRLSSRQLRWTPYPVPSHCWKIPEKEGSSKKTPLALEKRDWEDATCSVCMEYPHNAVLLLCSSHDKGCRPYMCGTSYRHSNCLDQFKKAYTKVKPTHDESTVDSQGLGFAMSGWSASQKSEVMELACPLCRGQVKGWTVVEAAREYLNNKKRSCMQDNCSFMGTYKELHKHVRSEHPSAKPRKVDPVLEQKWRTLELEREREDVISTIRSSMPRAVVFGDYVIDVNNSDLEPDHEPGDADGDYGGSRDISRSILYFLLREGTRLMRLNRENVLSEGGEGGVYASSLNGGGADIFATYSSEGDDVISHGRGTGTLGSERRRRRRRRRRSRDRSVFGAS, from the coding sequence ATGGCGAGAAGTGCCAGGGGCCGTTGCAGACTTTCATCTCGTCAGCTTAGATGGACTCCATATCCTGTACCTTCACATTGCTGGAAGATTCCAGAAAAAGAAGGCAGCTCTAAGAAAACACCTTTGGCATTGGAGAAAAGGGACTGGGAAGATGCCACCTGCTCGGTTTGCATGGAATACCCACATAATGCTGTTCTTCTCCTCTGCTCATCCCATGACAAGGGTTGCCGCCCCTACATGTGTGGAACCAGCTACCGTCACTCTAACTGCCTAGATCAGTTCAAGAAGGCATACACTAAAGTGAAACCCACTCACGATGAGTCCACAGTGGACAGCCAGGGCCTTGGTTTCGCTATGTCTGGCTGGTCTGCAAGTCAGAAATCTGAGGTGATGGAGCTTGCATGCCCCTTATGCCGTGGACAGGTGAAGGGATGGACTGTGGTAGAAGCTGCACGTGAATATCTCAATAACAAGAAGAGAAGCTGCATGCAGGACAATTGCTCATTCATGGGAACATACAAAGAGCTCCACAAGCATGTGAGGTCTGAGCACCCTTCTGCAAAGCCTCGCAAGGTAGATCCTGTGCTTGAGCAGAAGTGGAGAACACTTGAGCTTGAGAGGGAGCGGGAAGATGTGATCAGTACAATAAGGTCATCAATGCCAAGGGCGGTGGTGTTTGGAGACTATGTGATAGATGTGAATAATAGTGACCTTGAACCTGATCATGAGCCTGGTGATGCGGATGGGGACTACGGGGGGAGTCGTGACATCAGTAGAAGTATCCTTTATTTTTTGTTGAGAGAGGGTACACGCCTAATGAGACTCAACAGGGAAAATGTGTTATCAGAGGGCGGGGAGGGTGGTGTTTATGCTTCTTCCCTGAATGGTGGTGGTGCAGATATTTTTGCTACTTATTCATCAGAAGGCGATGATGTCATAAGCCATGGGAGAGGCACTGGTACGCTGGGATCTGAGAGGCGGAGGCGACGGCGACGGCGCCGTAGAAGCCGTGATAGATCAGTGTTTGGTGCAAGCTGA